The following nucleotide sequence is from Streptomyces xiamenensis.
GGCTCCATGGCCGGCCTGTCCGCCGCCCTGTGGGCGGTCCTGTCCGTCACCCACGGCGTGAACGACCTGCTCGCCATCGCCCTGGCCATCGCGGCCGGTGCCGCTGTCGGCACCCTCCACGGCTTCTTCTTCGCCAAGATCGGCGTCCCCGCGTTCGTCGTCACCCTCGCCGGCTTCCTCGGCTGGAGCGGCCTGCAGATCTGGGTGATGGGCAACGAGGGCACCATCAACATCCCGCGCGACTCCCTGGTGCGCGACTTCACCACCCACTACTTCTCGGACATCGCCTTCGCGTACGGGCTCGCCGCGCTGATCACCGCCGGCTACGTCCTGGCCCTGCTGCGCACCGAACGCCGCCGCGAGCGCGCCGCCCTGGCCACCCGCCCGGTCGCCGAGATCGTGCTGCGCGGGGGGCTGGTGGCACTGGCCTCCTTCACCGTCGCGTACACCCTCAACCAGCACCGCGGCCTGCCGCTGGCCCTGGTGATCTTCCTGGGCATCCTGTTCGCCGGCCACTTCGTGCTGCGGCACACCACCTACGGCCGGCAGATCTACGCGGTCGGCGGCAACGCCGAGGCCGCCCGCCGGGCCGGCATCAACGTCGTCCGGGTCCGGATGACCGTCTTCACCATCGCCAGCTCACTGGCCGCTCTCGGCGGTTTGTTCTGGGCGGCGCAGGCCGGCGGCGCTTCCAAGTCCCTGGGCTCGGGCAATCTCCTGATGAACGTCATCGCCGCCGCCGTCATCGGCGGCACCAGCCTCTTCGGCGGTCGCGGCTGGGTGTGGTCGGCCCTGCTGGGCACCCTGGTGATCCAGTCCATCACCACCGGACTGAACCTGCTGGGCATGGCCGCGGAGATCCAGTACATGATCACCGGCGCGGTGCTGCTGCTGGCGGTGGTGCTCGACTCGGTGTCCCGGCGCACCCAGCGCACCGCGGGGCGCACCTGACGCCGTAAGGTGAGCGGATCATCACCGGGCTCTGCGCGGTCGGTACGCCCCCTGGACGATCACCCCCGGGGCCCGGTGACGTATCTCGCATACTGAGACCCCTGCCTGCGGGCAGGGGGCCATAAACTGCTTGACGTACCGGCATCAGGCCGGACCGTCGAACGCTCGACAGCTAGGAGGAACGGTGGCGCTGCTGACCCGTCTGACGGGACCGCGCGATCTGGACGGGCTCACTCCCGAGCAGCTGGACCAGCTGGCCCAGGAGATCCGCACCTTCCTCATCGAGTCCGTCGCCAGAACCGGCGGTCACCTCGGCCCCAACCTGGGCGTCGTGGAACTCACCATCGCGCTGCACCGGGTCTTCGACTCGCCGGCGGACTCGATCCTGTTCGACACGGGGCACCAGTCCTACGTGCACAAACTGCTCACCGGCCGCCAGGACTTCTCCCGGCTGCGCGCCAAGGGCGGTCTGTCGGGCTACCCCTCGCGCGAGGAGTCCCCGCACGACATCATCGAGAACAGCCACGCCTCCACGGTGCTGGGCTGGGCGGACGGCCTGGCCAAGGCCAACGAGCTGCGCGGCCGCGACCAGCACGTGGTGGCCGTCACCGGCGACGGGGCGCTCACCGGCGGCATGGCCTGGGAGGCGCTGAACAACATCGCCTCCGCCCAGGACCGCCCGCTGGTCATCGTCGTCAACGACAACGAACGCTCGTACTCCCCGACCATCGGCGGCCTCGCCAACCACCTCGCCACGCTGCGCACCACCGAGGGCTACGAGCGCTTCCTGGCCCGTGGCAAGGAGATGCTCAACCGCACCCCGGTGGTCGGCAAGCCGCTGTACGACACGCTGCACGGCGCCAAGAAGGGCCTCAAGGACGTCATCGCCCCGCAGGGCATGTTCGAGGACCTCGGCCTGAAGTACGTCGGCCCCATCGACGGCCACGACATCGCCGCGCTGGAATCGGCCCTCAAGAGCGCCAAGCGGTTCGGCGGCCCGGTGATCGTGCACTGCATCACCGAGAAGGGCCGCGGCTACCAGCCCGCCCGTGACGACGAGGCCGACCAGTTCCACGCGGTGGGCGTCATCCACCCCGACACCGGCCTGCCGGTGGCCGCCCCCGGCGCCGACTGGACCTCCGTCTTCGGCGAGGAGATCGTCAAGCTCGGCCGCGAGCGCGAGGACATCGTGGCCATCACCGCCGCGATGCTGCGCCCCGTCGGCCTCCAGGCGTTCGCCGAGGAGTTCCCGGACCGGGTCTTCGACGTCGGCATCGCCGAGCAGCACGCCGCGGTCTCCGCCGCCGGCCTGGCCACCGGCGGACTGCACCCGGTGTTTGCCGTGTACGCGACCTTCCTGAACCGCGCCTTCGACCAGCTGCTGATGGACGTGGCGCTGCACAAGCTCGGGGTCACCTTCGTGCTGGACCGCGCCGGGGTCACCGGCACCGACGGCGGTTCGCACAACGGCATGTGGGACATGTCGATCCTCCAGGTGGTGCCCGGGCTGCGGATCGCCGCCCCGCGCGACGCCGAGGAGGTGCGCCGCCAGCTGCGCGAGGCGGTGCAGGTCTCCGACGCGCCCACCGTGGTCCGTTACTCCAAGGGCTCGGTCGGCAAGAACGTGCCCGCCGTGGGCACCGTCGGCGGCATGGACGTGCTGCGGCACGCGGGCACCGACCGCCCCGATGTGCTGCTGGTGTCCATCGGCGCGCTGGCCCCCGTCGCCCTGGAGGCGGCGGCGCTGCTGGAGCAGCAGGGCATCACCTCCACCGTGGTCGACCCGCGCTGGGTGAAGCCGGTGGACGCGGCGCTGCCCGGCCTGGCGGCCGAGCACCGGGTGGTCGTCACGGTCGAGGACAACAGCCGCTCGGCGGGTGTCGGTTCGGCGATCGCGCAGGCGCTGCGCGACGCCGACGTGGACATCCCGCTGCGCGACTTCGGCATCCCCGAGCGTTTCCTGGACCACGCCTCCCGCAAGGAGATCCTGGCCGAGATCGGGCTGACCGGCCCGGACATCGCCCGGCAGGTCACCGGCCTGGTGGCGCGCGTGGACGGCCGTTACGACCCGGCCGGGGCCGGGGCCTGAGCTGTTCGGGAGGCTCGCGGTCGTCCCTGGCCGGACTGCCCACCGCGAGCCTCCCGCCCCCCGTCGCGGGTGAACCGGTCAGCCGTTCTGCAGGGCCGCCGGGTCCATCCACATGACCTCCCACAGGTGACCGTCGGGGTCCTGGAAGCTGCGCCCGTACATCGGGCCCTCCTCCATCGGGTCCTTCGAGTGCTTCCCGCCGGCCGCCAGCGCCCGGTCGGCCAGGTCGTCCACCCCCTGCCGGGTGTCGGCCGACAGCGCGGTGATCACCGCCGCGGTCCGCTCGGTGTCCGCGAGCTCCTTGTCGGTGAACTTCGCGAAGAACGGCTTGACCAGCAGCATCACGTAGATGCTGTTCTCCTCGATCACGAAGCAGGCGGCGTTCTCGTCCGAGAACTGCTCGTTCTGGGTGAAGCCGAGCCGGCTGTAGAACTCCTTGGAGCGGTCGAGATCCTGGACCGGGAGATTGACGAAGATGTTCGTGTTGGCCATGGCCGTTGCCTCCTGAATCGTACGGTCGGTGCCGCGGTGCGGCCCCCTCGTGAGTACAGACCCGAGCGGAGCGCGGAACTCATCGCCGCGCGGCGGGGGAATTCTGGCCGCCCTCCCGGGACCGGCCGGGACCCCGCGCCGGTCCGACCCGGGGCCACGGTGCGGGCGGTCGCCTGGGAGGGCCAGCACCCCGGTCGCCGGCGGCGGGTACCCCGCAGCCGGTCCCGCAATCAGCGTTCGGCCCCGTTCGACCCCGCGTCACCCGCCGCCGACGTTCGCCGGGACGGATTCTCCGACACGGGGCGCCGGTGTTACGGCGCCTGTCCGGCGGGGTCCTCCTCCACCGGGGCCCCCGTGCGCAGCGCCTCCCACACGCTGTCGGCCGCCGCGCCTGGGGCGGGCAGGGCGACGGTCCGCAGCTCGCCGGTGTTCGCCCCGCTCAGCCGCTGGGCGAAGTCCAGCAGGTCGGTGAGCGAGCCCAGCTCCGCGTCGGTGGTCAGCGATTTGGTGGCGGCGTCCGCCAGCCGGTAGAGCTTGGCGGGGCTGGAGAGCATGCCCTCGGAGTCGACCTCGGTGAGCAGCGCGAGCAGCATCCGTTCGCGCAGCTCCGGATCGCCCTCGGCCGGCTGCGCGGCGCGCGCCGCCTCCAGCGCCTGCGCGCCGCTGAGGGTGTGGGTGCCGCTGTCGAGGACGAGGCCGCCGTCCGCCGCGTACACCGGCTCGGGGAGGGTGAGCGTCACTCCGCCGACCGCGTCGGCGAGCTGGCCGAAGCGCGCGAAATCGACTTCCAGGTAGTGGTCCATCCGGATGTCGCTCATTTTCTCGACGCTGCGGACCACGCAGCTGGGGCCGCCGCGTGCGTAGATGTCCCCGAACGCCAGTTCCCCGCCGGCCGCCTCTCCGTCCGTTCCGGCGCAGTGCGGCTGGGGGACCCGGGCGTCGCCCGGCAGGGCGACGACGGTGACCGCGCCGCCGTCGTCGGGCAGGTGCACCACCATGGCGGACTGCTGGCCGGCCTCGGAGTCCGTGCTGAGCACGAGGACGTCCTGGGCGGGCTGTTCCGGGTCGGGCTGCGGCCGGTCCTGTTCGCCGAGCTCGGCGTTGATGTCGACACTGCGCAGATTGCCGTTGATCTGGCGGTAGAGCCAGAACCCCGTGCCTGCGGCGACCACCAGCAGCCCGGCCAGGGACCAGCCGAGGATGTGACGCAGCCTGCGCGACAGACGGAACGTGAGATATGGCATGTCAACCGATGATATGTCCGGCTCGCCGGATTGCCAGGCCCCACGCGCGAAGGCGCCCGGCCGGTCCGCAGACCGCCGGGCGCCCCCACGTTCCCGCTACTGCGGTACCGAGGCCACGCCCCGGGGCAGCAGCCGCCGCCCCAGCACCCGCTCGGACACCCCGGCCCGGTCCAGGTAGGGGGTGATGCCGCCCAGGTGGAACGGCCAGCCCGCACCCGTGATCAGGCACAGATCGATGTCCTGCGGCTCGGCCACCACGCCCTCGTCGAGCATCAGCCCGATCTCCTCGGCGATGGCGTCCAGCGCCCGGTCCCGTACCTGCTCCTCCGTCAGCGCCGTGTCGGCCACCTCGAACAGGGCCAGCACCTCCGGGTCCAGCTCGGGGCTGCCCGACTCGTGGCGGTAGAAGGTCTTCTTCCCGGCCTCCACCACCCGGCCCAGGTTCGCCGAGACCGTGAACCGGTCCGGATACGCCCGCTCCAGGGTGCCCGCCACATGGTGCGCCACCGCGGGGCCCACCAGCTCCAGCAGCTCGATGGGCGACATCGGCAGCCCCAGCGGCGCCAGCGCCCGGTCGGCCACCGTCACCTCGGTGCCCTCGTCGATCGCCCGCAGCACCTCACCCATGAACCGGGTCAGGATGCGGTTCACCACGAACGCCGGCGCGTCCTTCACCAGCACCGAGGTCTTCTTCAGCTTCCGGCTGACCGCGAACGCCGTCGCCAGCGCCGCGTCATCGGTACGCTCCGCCCGCACGATCTCCAGCAGCGGCAGGATGGCGACCGGGTTGAAGAAGTGGAAGCCCACCACCCGCTCGGGGTGCTCCAGCTTGGCGGCCATCTCGGTGACCGACAGCGAGGAGGTGTTGGTGGCCAGGATCGCGTGCGGCGGCACCACCGCCTCCAGCTCCGCGAACACCCGCTGCTTGAGGCCCATCTCCTCGAAGACCGCCTCGATGACGAAGTCCGCGTCCGCGAAGGCGGCGGCCTTGTCCAGCGATCCGGTGACCGAGGCCTTCAGCCGGTTCGCCCGATCCTGCTTGATCCGGCCCTTGAGCAGCAGCATGTCGATCTGCTCGTGCACCCAGCCGACACCCTTGTCCACCCGCTCCTGGTCAATGTCGGTGAGCACCACCGGCACCTCGAGACGGCGGGCGAACAGCAGCGCGAGCTGCGAGGCCATCAGCCCCGCACCCACCACGCCGACCTTGGTGACCGGCCGGGCGAGCGACTTGTCCGGTGCCCCGGCCGGGCGCTTGGCGCGGCCCTGCACCAGGTTGAAGGCGTAGATCCCGCTGCGCAGCTCGTCGCCCTGGATGAGGTCGGCCAGCGCCCGGTCCTCGGCGTCGAACCCGGCGGCGATGTCGCCGTCGCGCACCTGGTCGATGATGTCCAGCGCCCGGTAGGCGGCGGGTGCCGCCCCGTGCACCTTGGAGTCGGCCAGCGCCCGGCCCCCCGCCACCGCCTCGTCCCAGGCCTCGCCGCGGTCCGGCTCCTGGCGCGCCACCACCAGCTCGCCGCGCAGCACCGCCGAGGTCCACACCAGCGACTGCTCCAGGAAGTCCGCCGCGTCGAACAGGGCGTCCGCGATCCCCAGCTCGTGGACCTGGGGGCCCTTCAGCTGCCGGTTCTGGTTGAGGGCGTTGCCGATGATCACCGAGACGGCCCGCTCGGCGCCGATCAGCTGCGGCAGCAGCGTGCAGCCGCCCCAGCCGGGCACCAGACCGAGGAACACCTCGGGCAGCGCGAACGCGCCGATCGAGCGGGAGACCGTGCGGTAGGTGCAGTGCAGCCCGATCTCGACCCCGCCGCCCATCGCGGCGCCGTTGTAGTAGGTGAAGGTCGGCACCGGCAGCGCGGACAGCCGCTTGAACACTTCGTGTCCGCCGCGTCCGATCGCCAGCGCCTCCTCGTGGGTGCGCAGCTCGCTCACGCCCTTGAGGTCGGCGCCCACCGCGAACACGAACGGCTTGCCGGTGATACCGACCCCCACGATCGAGCCGTCGGCGGCCTCCGCCGCGACCTGGTCGATGGCCGCGTCGATGTTCGCCAGCGAACGCGGCCCGAAGGTGGTGGGCTTCTTGTGGTCGAAGCCGTTGTCGAGCGTGATCAGCGCGAACCTGCCGCCGTTCGACGGCAGATCCAGATGACGTACCTGCGCCTGGGTGACCACTTCACCCGGGAACCGCTCCGCGGCGCCCTGCAGCAGTTCGGACGTGCCGACGGTGGTGCTCACTGCATCTCCCTGTTCGCTGCTCCGCCCGCCGGGCGGAGGTACGGCATGTCTGTCGTCCGACTCCGGTCGGCCCGGCGTGCGGCGCTCACTCAACCCCCCACAGCGGGTTCTCCCAGATCACGGTGCCGCCCATGCCGAGCCCCACACACATGGTGGTCAGCCCGTACCGGACCTGCGGCTGGTCCTCGAACTGCCGGGCGAGCTGGTTCATCAGCCGGACGCCCGAGGACGCCAGCGGATGACCGTAGGCGATCGCCCCGCCGTACTGATTGACCCGCGGGTCGTCGTCCGCGATCCCGAAGTGGTCCAGCAGCGCCAGCACCTGCACCGCGAACGCCTCGTTGACCTCGAACAGCCCGATGTCATCGATGGACAGGCCCGCCCCGGCCAGCGCCTTCTCGGTCGCCGGGACCGGGCCCACGCCCATCACCTCGGGCTCCACCCCGGCGAAGGCGTACGACACCAGCCGCATCCGCGTGGTCAGCCCCAGCTCCCGCGCGGTGTCCTCGTCGGCCAGCAGCGAGGCGGTCGCCCCGTCGTTCAGGCCCGCCGAGTTGCCCGCGGTGACCCGGCCGTGCGGGCGGAACGGCGTCTTGAGCCCGGCCAGCCCCTCCAGCGTGGTGCCCGGGCGCATCGGCTCGTCCTCGGTGGCCAGGCCCCAGCCCAGCTCGCCGCCCTCCGGGCTGGTGCGGCGTACCGAGACCGGCACCAGGGAGTCCTGGATCTTTCCGTCCGCGTACGCCTTGGCCGCCTTCTCCTGGCTGCGCACCGCGTACTCGTCCGCCCGCGCCCTGGTGAGGTGCGGGAAGCGGTCGTGCAGGTTCTCCGCCGTCATGCCCATGAACAGCGCCGACTCGTCGACCAGCCGCTCGGAGACGAACCGCGGGTTGGGGTCCACGCCCTCACCCATCGGGTGCCGGCCCATGTGCTCCACGCCGCCGGCCACCGCCACGTCGGCGGAGCCGAACGCGATCGCCCCGGCCGCCGTGGTCACCGCCGTCATCGCGCCCGCGCACATGCGGTCGATCGAGTAGCCGGGTACGGACGAGGGAAGCCCGGCCAGGATCGCGGCGCTGCGGCCCAGCGTCAGCCCCTGGTCGCCGATCTGCGTGGTGGCGGCGATCGCCACCTCCTCCACCCGCTCGGGCGGCAGTCCTGGGTTGCGCCGCAGCAGTTCCCTGATGCACTTGATCACCAGGTCATCGGCGCGGGTCTCGTGGTAGATCCCTTTCGGGCCCGCCTTGCCGAACGGGGTGCGGACGCCGTCGACGAAGACGACATCCCTGACGGTACGGGGCACGTTGGCTCTCCTCCACGCGTGGGATCCCGGCCGGGGTCAGCCAGTACGGGGCTCGGCGACGTGCCCCGGCGGGAGTGTGCGGTCCACCATCCATGCTACTC
It contains:
- the dxs gene encoding 1-deoxy-D-xylulose-5-phosphate synthase, encoding MALLTRLTGPRDLDGLTPEQLDQLAQEIRTFLIESVARTGGHLGPNLGVVELTIALHRVFDSPADSILFDTGHQSYVHKLLTGRQDFSRLRAKGGLSGYPSREESPHDIIENSHASTVLGWADGLAKANELRGRDQHVVAVTGDGALTGGMAWEALNNIASAQDRPLVIVVNDNERSYSPTIGGLANHLATLRTTEGYERFLARGKEMLNRTPVVGKPLYDTLHGAKKGLKDVIAPQGMFEDLGLKYVGPIDGHDIAALESALKSAKRFGGPVIVHCITEKGRGYQPARDDEADQFHAVGVIHPDTGLPVAAPGADWTSVFGEEIVKLGREREDIVAITAAMLRPVGLQAFAEEFPDRVFDVGIAEQHAAVSAAGLATGGLHPVFAVYATFLNRAFDQLLMDVALHKLGVTFVLDRAGVTGTDGGSHNGMWDMSILQVVPGLRIAAPRDAEEVRRQLREAVQVSDAPTVVRYSKGSVGKNVPAVGTVGGMDVLRHAGTDRPDVLLVSIGALAPVALEAAALLEQQGITSTVVDPRWVKPVDAALPGLAAEHRVVVTVEDNSRSAGVGSAIAQALRDADVDIPLRDFGIPERFLDHASRKEILAEIGLTGPDIARQVTGLVARVDGRYDPAGAGA
- a CDS encoding 3-hydroxyacyl-CoA dehydrogenase NAD-binding domain-containing protein, with translation MSTTVGTSELLQGAAERFPGEVVTQAQVRHLDLPSNGGRFALITLDNGFDHKKPTTFGPRSLANIDAAIDQVAAEAADGSIVGVGITGKPFVFAVGADLKGVSELRTHEEALAIGRGGHEVFKRLSALPVPTFTYYNGAAMGGGVEIGLHCTYRTVSRSIGAFALPEVFLGLVPGWGGCTLLPQLIGAERAVSVIIGNALNQNRQLKGPQVHELGIADALFDAADFLEQSLVWTSAVLRGELVVARQEPDRGEAWDEAVAGGRALADSKVHGAAPAAYRALDIIDQVRDGDIAAGFDAEDRALADLIQGDELRSGIYAFNLVQGRAKRPAGAPDKSLARPVTKVGVVGAGLMASQLALLFARRLEVPVVLTDIDQERVDKGVGWVHEQIDMLLLKGRIKQDRANRLKASVTGSLDKAAAFADADFVIEAVFEEMGLKQRVFAELEAVVPPHAILATNTSSLSVTEMAAKLEHPERVVGFHFFNPVAILPLLEIVRAERTDDAALATAFAVSRKLKKTSVLVKDAPAFVVNRILTRFMGEVLRAIDEGTEVTVADRALAPLGLPMSPIELLELVGPAVAHHVAGTLERAYPDRFTVSANLGRVVEAGKKTFYRHESGSPELDPEVLALFEVADTALTEEQVRDRALDAIAEEIGLMLDEGVVAEPQDIDLCLITGAGWPFHLGGITPYLDRAGVSERVLGRRLLPRGVASVPQ
- a CDS encoding VOC family protein is translated as MANTNIFVNLPVQDLDRSKEFYSRLGFTQNEQFSDENAACFVIEENSIYVMLLVKPFFAKFTDKELADTERTAAVITALSADTRQGVDDLADRALAAGGKHSKDPMEEGPMYGRSFQDPDGHLWEVMWMDPAALQNG
- a CDS encoding LCP family protein, which gives rise to MPYLTFRLSRRLRHILGWSLAGLLVVAAGTGFWLYRQINGNLRSVDINAELGEQDRPQPDPEQPAQDVLVLSTDSEAGQQSAMVVHLPDDGGAVTVVALPGDARVPQPHCAGTDGEAAGGELAFGDIYARGGPSCVVRSVEKMSDIRMDHYLEVDFARFGQLADAVGGVTLTLPEPVYAADGGLVLDSGTHTLSGAQALEAARAAQPAEGDPELRERMLLALLTEVDSEGMLSSPAKLYRLADAATKSLTTDAELGSLTDLLDFAQRLSGANTGELRTVALPAPGAAADSVWEALRTGAPVEEDPAGQAP
- a CDS encoding thiolase family protein → MPRTVRDVVFVDGVRTPFGKAGPKGIYHETRADDLVIKCIRELLRRNPGLPPERVEEVAIAATTQIGDQGLTLGRSAAILAGLPSSVPGYSIDRMCAGAMTAVTTAAGAIAFGSADVAVAGGVEHMGRHPMGEGVDPNPRFVSERLVDESALFMGMTAENLHDRFPHLTRARADEYAVRSQEKAAKAYADGKIQDSLVPVSVRRTSPEGGELGWGLATEDEPMRPGTTLEGLAGLKTPFRPHGRVTAGNSAGLNDGATASLLADEDTARELGLTTRMRLVSYAFAGVEPEVMGVGPVPATEKALAGAGLSIDDIGLFEVNEAFAVQVLALLDHFGIADDDPRVNQYGGAIAYGHPLASSGVRLMNQLARQFEDQPQVRYGLTTMCVGLGMGGTVIWENPLWGVE
- a CDS encoding sugar ABC transporter permease; this encodes MTEPAPDPRLLVRERGLAGYLTEFRRRISGGELGSLPVVVGLVIIAVVFEIQTGTFLTPGNLSNISVYIAGPGIMAVGIVLVLLLGEIDLSIGSMAGLSAALWAVLSVTHGVNDLLAIALAIAAGAAVGTLHGFFFAKIGVPAFVVTLAGFLGWSGLQIWVMGNEGTINIPRDSLVRDFTTHYFSDIAFAYGLAALITAGYVLALLRTERRRERAALATRPVAEIVLRGGLVALASFTVAYTLNQHRGLPLALVIFLGILFAGHFVLRHTTYGRQIYAVGGNAEAARRAGINVVRVRMTVFTIASSLAALGGLFWAAQAGGASKSLGSGNLLMNVIAAAVIGGTSLFGGRGWVWSALLGTLVIQSITTGLNLLGMAAEIQYMITGAVLLLAVVLDSVSRRTQRTAGRT